One Vicia villosa cultivar HV-30 ecotype Madison, WI unplaced genomic scaffold, Vvil1.0 ctg.000248F_1_1, whole genome shotgun sequence DNA window includes the following coding sequences:
- the LOC131625873 gene encoding protein trichome birefringence-like 21 — protein MESCEVSEILKSSKNIPKTIFLFPLTAFILVLLLPLLIHFNQSSSKILFTTTTVVENQTTTTTNNCSNLFSGKWVPYLEQSYYNETCPFIKENQNCFVNGRPDRDFLKWRWKPDDCELPLFDAKVFLKIVKGKSMAFVGDSIARNQMQSLLCLLNSVARPEDVSTKYVSNEDLTYFKWWFYADYNFTITMLWSPFLVKSSKSYIYNSSNFLKPESLYLDEPDTAWTSRIENYDYVIFSGGQWFFRPFTFYENNTVVGCQKCNNSIELNYYGYKKAYQTALKTITNHEKFKGLVFLATHSPNHFENGEWNKGGGCNRTQPFSNEQKWDVHPYGLEILHQIQIDEFSAAKKNAGENGSRFGLIDITDAMLMRPDAHPNKYWHAMGKNVSVNDCIHWCVPGPVDTINEIFLYMIMRMKL, from the exons ATGGAGTCATGTGAAGTATCAGAGATTCTCAAATCCTCCAAAAACATACCCAAAACAATTTTCCTCTTTCCCCTCACAGCTTTCATCCTTgtccttcttcttcctctcctCATTCACTTCAACCAATCATCTTCAAAGATTCTCTTCACAACAACCACCGTTGTTGaaaatcaaacaacaacaacaacaaataattgCAGCAATTTGTTTTCTGGAAAATGGGTTCCTTATTTAGAACAAAGTTATTACAACGAAACGTGTCCTTTTATTAAGGAGAATCAGAACTGTTTTGTTAATGGAAGACCAGACAGGGATTTTCTTAAATGGAGATGGAAACCTGATGACTGTGAGCTTCCTTTGTTTGATGCAAAAGTGTTTTTGAAGATTGTTAAGGGAAAGTCAATGGCTTTTGTTGGTGATTCAATTGCTAGAAATCAGATGCAATCTTTGCTGTGTCTCTTGAATTCC GTTGCTCGGCCAGAGGACGTTTCAACCAAATATGTATCAAATGAAGACTTAACATATTTCAAATGGTGGTTCTATGCTGATTATAACTTCACCATTACAATGTTATGGTCCCCTTTTCTAGTGAAATCCTCTAAATCTTACATCTACAACAGTTCTAATTTCCTCAAACCCGAGAGTCTTTATCTCGACGAACCAGACACAGCTTGGACGAGTCGAATTGAAAATTACGACTACGTAATTTTCTCCGGTGGACAGTGGTTTTTCCGACCATTCACATTCTACGAAAACAATACAGTTGTTGGATGTCAAAAATGCAACAACTCAATAGAACTCAACTATTACGGATACAAGAAAGCGTACCAAACCGCGCTCAAAACTATTACGAATCACGAAAAGTTCAAAGGATTGGTGTTTTTAGCGACACATTCTCCAAATCATTTTGAGAACGGCGAATGGAATAAAGGCGGAGGATGTAATAGAACACAGCCCTTTAGTAATGAACAAAAATGGGATGTGCATCCTTATGGTCTAGAGATATTGCATCAAATACAAATCGATGAATTCAGTGCTGCAAAGAAGAATGCAGGCGAAAATGGCTCGCGTTTTGGTTTGATCGATATAACGGATGCGATGTTGATGAGGCCGGACGCACATCCTAACAAATATTGGCACGCGATGGGTAAAAATGTGAGTGTTAATGATTGTATTCATTGGTGTGTGCCGGGACCTGTTGATACTATCAACGAGATTTTTCTCTATATGATCATGAGAATGAAGTTATGA